Proteins encoded in a region of the Synechococcus sp. BIOS-U3-1 genome:
- a CDS encoding FUSC family protein → MSETPKQTNPWILRSDLRLALVTGLGAGFGLLNSVPFGYYVPLCTAAVLSGSYGNSMKLSIQRILGSLMGVVIVLLFSRGLQLPLPLGLGLALASVRLLGGALGLQVGYKVAGNIVIMGWLVHSSEETIWGMSRLFWTAFGIALSLWATRYVWPSGTIPLLHRQFARFIDELIQEFQLEKQRLEADTPTRISMTHRRDRRTEILQQLNALRQQRDQAQVELGLNPENHPLHQLWTELDLLISQLISVLDGLRGLPAPIQSPPSIKALHLDEAEVLRHQINLLSALSGNMRQPDLVEKQSLDLETLMALNRDLEAVAERLTVKLELHAGRRGQQADIPPERMRQIVLRTSLIEHGASVLHDCLPGMVRSKPVTATR, encoded by the coding sequence ATGAGCGAAACCCCAAAACAAACCAATCCCTGGATCCTGCGTTCCGATCTTCGACTCGCCTTGGTGACGGGTCTGGGTGCGGGCTTTGGATTGCTGAACTCCGTGCCTTTCGGCTATTACGTGCCTCTTTGCACGGCCGCGGTTCTATCGGGAAGCTACGGCAACTCGATGAAGCTGAGTATTCAACGCATCCTCGGGTCTCTAATGGGTGTGGTGATCGTGTTGCTCTTCTCTCGCGGTCTTCAACTTCCTCTGCCCCTTGGGCTTGGCTTGGCCCTCGCCAGCGTGCGTCTGCTCGGAGGTGCTCTGGGATTGCAGGTGGGTTACAAGGTCGCCGGCAACATCGTGATCATGGGTTGGCTGGTTCACAGCTCAGAAGAAACAATCTGGGGAATGTCGCGCCTGTTCTGGACAGCCTTTGGTATTGCGCTGTCGTTGTGGGCGACTCGTTACGTCTGGCCCAGCGGCACGATTCCGTTGCTTCACCGGCAGTTCGCCAGATTCATCGACGAGCTGATCCAGGAATTTCAGCTGGAGAAACAACGGCTGGAAGCCGACACTCCAACCCGGATCTCAATGACCCATCGCAGGGACAGACGAACCGAAATCCTGCAACAGCTCAATGCCTTGAGACAGCAACGCGACCAGGCCCAGGTGGAACTGGGTCTGAATCCTGAGAACCACCCACTTCACCAGCTCTGGACAGAACTTGACTTACTGATCTCACAACTGATTTCAGTACTGGATGGCTTACGGGGACTACCGGCACCGATTCAGTCGCCGCCCTCCATCAAAGCGCTGCATCTCGATGAGGCAGAAGTTCTCAGGCACCAGATCAACCTGCTATCAGCCTTATCCGGAAACATGCGCCAGCCCGACTTAGTCGAGAAGCAGTCCCTGGATCTGGAAACCTTGATGGCGCTGAACAGAGATCTGGAAGCCGTGGCCGAGCGGCTGACGGTCAAGCTCGAGTTGCACGCTGGACGTCGAGGCCAGCAGGCCGATATTCCCCCAGAGCGGATGCGGCAGATCGTTCTGCGCACTTCCCTGATCGAGCATGGGGCTTCCGTGCTGCACGACTGCCTGCCGGGCATGGTCAGATCGAAGCCTGTCACTGCAACTCGCTGA
- a CDS encoding RNA recognition motif domain-containing protein, which produces MTIYIGNLSFQAEQEDLLDLFSQYGEVKSASLPLDRETGRKRGFGFIEMNTDEDEQKAIDDLQNVEWMGRMIRVNKATPREGRGGGGGGGGGGRGGYGGGGGRDGGGGGYGGGGGNRW; this is translated from the coding sequence ATGACCATCTACATCGGCAATCTCTCATTCCAGGCTGAGCAGGAAGACCTGCTTGATCTGTTCAGCCAGTACGGCGAAGTGAAGAGCGCCAGCCTTCCTCTCGATAGAGAAACAGGTCGCAAGCGCGGCTTCGGCTTCATTGAAATGAACACCGACGAAGACGAGCAAAAAGCAATTGACGACCTTCAAAACGTCGAATGGATGGGTCGAATGATCCGTGTGAACAAGGCCACACCTCGCGAAGGCAGAGGTGGCGGTGGCGGTGGCGGCGGCGGCGGCCGTGGTGGTTACGGCGGCGGCGGTGGCCGCGATGGCGGCGGCGGCGGCTACGGCGGTGGTGGCGGAAATCGCTGGTGA
- a CDS encoding cation:proton antiporter, with protein sequence MVQLIAASSPGFTSLSHLAQQPLGSFALLVALAMLVPPLFRRTGLPDLVGLLLAGVLMGPSALNLLQPDGETLQLVSDIGAIYLLFIVGLEIDLDEFNRVRSRSLSIGILHFVGGMATGGAIGLLLGYPLVPCLLIGSLIATHTPLGYPIVRSYGAQRDEAVVVSVGSTIFTDIASLVVLAIAIGLGRESFSLTNLAGLIASIAIFAVAVVTIIRRVGRRIFRGSVNDESRIFLTILLILFIASIGAELAGVEKIVGAFLAGLAVNSVLPEGKSKQQVILVGAALFIPIFFIHLGLLLDLSSLKNSITHFQLPVLMVIGVISCKGVVSLIAGRAFRYNVNQMVMMWSLAMPQVAATLATAFIGYEAGLLDQTVLNAVLAMMVVTATLGPILTARSVRQLVEPKRTRRSSTAPGEEALSDDDTPFDVVSRPLTIVVPIANPSTEQGLLSIASRLLSGSAEMQGQLLPLALVCPSLEEARGGLNRAVASARERLSQAATIGKQLQVKTRCLLRLDEDIAGGMSRSALEQGADLLMIGAGRPDKVRRWFFGDLVDGVCRSAHCPVVVVNLAERPVETLQRILVPIKDLSASAREQFELAQRILDSQSSEQGLITLLHIVDPRLNPNERIRIEHELRRWQPRKSMGAMIRIQLASGPGVETKIERSSRDHDLVILRSQRRQVAGLPIPASDRTSTLVSLLTCASMVISEPLS encoded by the coding sequence ATGGTCCAACTGATCGCTGCGTCGTCACCGGGGTTCACATCGCTGTCCCATCTGGCACAACAGCCATTGGGAAGTTTTGCCTTGCTCGTCGCGCTGGCAATGCTTGTGCCGCCCCTATTCCGGCGAACGGGTCTTCCCGATCTCGTTGGCCTACTGCTCGCAGGCGTCCTGATGGGGCCCAGCGCTCTGAATCTTCTGCAGCCAGATGGTGAGACCCTTCAACTGGTCTCTGACATCGGCGCGATCTACCTCTTATTTATCGTCGGACTGGAGATCGATCTCGATGAATTTAACCGTGTTCGCAGTCGATCTCTGAGCATTGGAATTCTCCATTTTGTAGGTGGCATGGCAACCGGGGGAGCCATCGGACTCCTGCTCGGCTATCCGCTGGTGCCCTGTCTGCTGATCGGAAGCTTGATTGCAACGCACACCCCTTTGGGCTATCCAATCGTGCGCAGTTATGGAGCGCAACGCGATGAAGCGGTTGTCGTCAGCGTCGGCAGCACCATTTTCACCGATATCGCCTCTCTGGTGGTGCTCGCGATCGCCATCGGCCTTGGCAGGGAGTCCTTTTCGCTCACTAATCTGGCCGGCCTGATCGCCAGCATCGCAATCTTTGCCGTGGCCGTCGTCACCATCATTCGCAGGGTCGGGCGCAGGATCTTCCGCGGAAGCGTTAACGACGAGAGCCGGATCTTTCTCACCATCCTGCTCATCCTGTTCATCGCTTCAATTGGAGCTGAGCTCGCCGGTGTAGAAAAAATTGTTGGAGCCTTTCTGGCTGGACTGGCGGTGAACTCCGTCCTGCCGGAGGGCAAGTCAAAACAGCAGGTGATTCTGGTTGGTGCAGCGCTGTTCATCCCTATCTTTTTCATTCACCTCGGCCTCCTGCTTGATCTGAGCAGCCTCAAAAACTCCATCACTCATTTTCAGCTGCCTGTTTTGATGGTGATTGGAGTCATCAGCTGCAAAGGCGTGGTGAGCCTGATTGCCGGCAGGGCCTTCCGCTACAACGTCAACCAGATGGTGATGATGTGGTCGCTGGCCATGCCACAAGTCGCCGCAACTCTGGCGACAGCATTCATTGGCTACGAGGCCGGATTGCTCGACCAAACAGTGCTGAATGCCGTTCTGGCGATGATGGTGGTGACTGCAACCCTCGGACCAATCCTCACTGCACGATCCGTGAGGCAACTGGTAGAACCGAAACGAACAAGACGCAGCAGCACAGCACCTGGCGAGGAGGCCTTGTCAGACGACGACACTCCCTTCGATGTGGTCAGCCGTCCTCTGACCATCGTTGTTCCGATCGCGAATCCTTCCACGGAACAGGGTCTGCTGAGCATTGCGTCTCGGCTGCTGAGCGGCAGTGCTGAAATGCAAGGTCAACTACTACCCCTTGCACTGGTGTGTCCCAGTCTCGAAGAAGCGCGGGGGGGATTGAATCGTGCCGTGGCATCGGCCAGAGAGCGCTTGTCACAAGCTGCGACTATCGGCAAGCAGCTTCAGGTCAAAACCCGCTGCTTGCTGCGGTTGGATGAAGACATCGCAGGCGGAATGAGTCGCAGCGCCCTGGAGCAGGGTGCTGATCTATTGATGATTGGTGCGGGACGACCCGACAAGGTGAGGCGCTGGTTCTTTGGTGACCTTGTTGACGGGGTCTGCCGCAGCGCACACTGCCCGGTTGTCGTGGTCAACCTGGCCGAGCGTCCGGTCGAAACGCTGCAACGAATTCTTGTTCCAATCAAAGATCTTTCCGCCAGCGCCCGTGAGCAGTTCGAATTGGCCCAGCGGATTCTCGATAGCCAATCCAGCGAACAGGGCCTGATCACGCTTCTGCACATCGTTGACCCTCGGCTTAATCCCAATGAACGGATCCGGATCGAACATGAACTGCGCCGCTGGCAACCCCGCAAAAGCATGGGCGCCATGATTCGCATTCAGCTCGCATCCGGACCAGGGGTCGAAACCAAGATCGAACGCAGCAGCCGCGATCACGATCTGGTGATCTTGCGCTCTCAGCGGCGACAGGTCGCTGGGTTACCCATCCCGGCGAGTGATCGGACCAGCACTCTGGTGTCTCTGCTGACTTGCGCTTCGATGGTGATTAGCGAACCCCTGAGCTGA
- a CDS encoding LCP family protein: MDDERKVRPKTLILSAIVGLTGGFLLAIPLSRSLMPESEAPLLLPVSNPFSAWSVFDNREILVLGIDDGGGNTDAIFTLKVEGGRTSITQIPRDSYIDSDSFGPVKANALYAYGGHEAVKAELSRLMGRPIDHHILVNLNGIRTLSDLVGGVEVDVPKRLYYRDNSQGLLIDLQPGPQLLKGRDLEGFLRWRNDEEGDLGRLARQQLVLKSLFSRLTRPEHLVKLPALIKEAGNNLETDLGAMELGGLITAMGLTELETERLDARPFYRNGISYLDTAWPAQQSGSDASESSSWRYRFLY, translated from the coding sequence ATGGACGATGAGAGAAAAGTTCGGCCGAAAACCTTGATCCTGTCAGCCATTGTCGGACTGACAGGGGGTTTTTTGTTGGCGATTCCGCTCAGCCGCTCGCTGATGCCCGAATCCGAGGCTCCTCTCCTGCTGCCAGTGAGCAACCCCTTTTCAGCCTGGTCGGTCTTCGATAACCGCGAAATCCTCGTGCTCGGCATTGATGATGGTGGTGGGAACACTGATGCGATCTTCACGTTGAAAGTAGAAGGAGGACGCACCTCCATCACTCAGATTCCCCGAGACAGCTACATCGATTCCGATAGCTTCGGGCCTGTCAAAGCCAATGCTCTTTACGCCTACGGCGGGCACGAAGCCGTAAAGGCTGAATTATCCAGATTGATGGGACGACCAATCGACCATCACATCCTTGTGAACCTCAATGGAATCCGAACACTCAGCGACCTGGTGGGCGGTGTTGAGGTGGATGTTCCGAAGCGCCTTTACTACCGCGACAACAGTCAGGGCCTGCTGATTGATCTACAACCCGGGCCTCAGCTGCTCAAAGGTCGTGACCTGGAGGGTTTCCTGCGTTGGAGAAATGATGAGGAAGGAGACTTGGGTCGTTTGGCACGACAGCAGCTTGTGCTGAAAAGCCTGTTCAGCAGACTGACCCGCCCTGAACATCTCGTGAAACTGCCTGCACTGATCAAAGAGGCCGGTAACAACCTTGAGACTGATCTCGGTGCCATGGAGCTGGGTGGATTGATTACGGCGATGGGGCTGACAGAACTGGAAACCGAGCGTCTTGATGCACGCCCCTTCTACCGGAACGGCATCAGTTATCTCGACACTGCATGGCCGGCGCAACAGAGCGGTAGTGATGCCAGTGAATCCAGCAGCTGGCGTTACCGATTCCTCTACTGA
- a CDS encoding ABC transporter ATP-binding protein, producing the protein MPHSKPHASEQAPLIRLFQHLRPYRRRVWFAASCSVINKIFDLAPPVLIALAVDVVVQQETSWLAQLGATTVFSQLIVLAVLSFLVWTAESFFEYLYGLLWRNLAQSAQHSLRLEAYDHLQKLEMDFFEHDSSGRLLTVLNDDINQLERFLNHGANEILHLITTVLLVGGLMTVLAPGVALFAFLPIPVILWGSLNFQRRLAPRYGDVRRRAGDMASRLTNNIGGMLTIKSFARERWELEQLSLESDAYRECNRHAIKISAAFIPLIRFAILFAFLAILLVGGLQARNGVIAVGTYSFLVFITQRLLWPLTTLGRTLDDYQRSMASTNRVLDLIDTPIQIAGGSRRISPDQVRGDIRYELVDFAYRNRPALLNKFNLTIPAGKTLGIVGATGSGKSSLVKLLLRLYPLNSGRIFLDEIPVEHLRLDDLRRSIALVSQDVYLFHGSVGENIAYGAPNASAEEMRAAAREAEAYEFIQALPEQFDTIVGERGQRLSGGQRQRIALARAILKNAPVLILDEATAAVDNDTEAAIQRSLMRITANRTTLVIAHRLSTVRHADRIVVMNHGCIVEDGTHEQLLHQAGVYADLWRVQAGLRRDEALIL; encoded by the coding sequence ATGCCTCATTCCAAGCCCCATGCCAGTGAGCAGGCGCCTCTGATTCGTTTGTTCCAGCATTTGCGGCCTTACCGCCGGAGGGTTTGGTTTGCAGCCAGCTGCTCGGTGATCAACAAAATCTTCGACCTGGCCCCGCCGGTGCTGATCGCTTTAGCTGTCGATGTGGTTGTTCAGCAGGAGACGTCCTGGCTTGCTCAGCTGGGAGCCACCACAGTGTTCAGTCAGCTGATCGTGCTGGCAGTGCTGTCCTTCCTGGTCTGGACGGCTGAATCTTTTTTTGAATATCTCTATGGGCTGCTTTGGCGCAACCTCGCCCAGAGTGCTCAACACAGCCTGCGTCTTGAGGCCTATGACCATCTCCAGAAACTGGAAATGGACTTCTTCGAACACGACAGCAGCGGACGGCTGCTCACGGTGCTCAACGATGACATCAATCAGCTTGAGCGATTTCTGAATCACGGAGCCAATGAGATCCTGCATCTCATCACCACGGTGCTTCTGGTGGGGGGGTTGATGACGGTGTTGGCTCCAGGTGTGGCGCTTTTTGCCTTCCTACCCATCCCAGTCATTCTTTGGGGCTCACTGAATTTTCAGCGCCGACTCGCCCCTCGCTACGGCGATGTGCGCCGGCGAGCAGGAGACATGGCCTCCAGGCTCACCAACAACATTGGAGGCATGCTCACCATCAAAAGCTTTGCAAGAGAAAGATGGGAACTTGAGCAGCTAAGCCTGGAGAGTGATGCCTATCGGGAGTGCAACCGCCATGCCATCAAGATCTCCGCCGCTTTTATTCCACTGATCCGTTTCGCCATTCTGTTTGCGTTTCTGGCAATCCTGCTCGTCGGGGGGCTTCAAGCCAGGAATGGCGTCATCGCAGTGGGAACCTACAGCTTTCTGGTCTTCATCACCCAGAGGCTGCTCTGGCCGCTCACCACTCTCGGCCGCACGCTGGACGATTACCAACGCTCCATGGCCTCAACAAATCGGGTGCTGGATCTAATCGACACGCCGATCCAGATCGCTGGTGGAAGTCGCCGAATCTCCCCAGATCAAGTGCGAGGAGACATCCGCTACGAGCTGGTCGATTTCGCTTATCGAAATCGACCAGCTCTCTTGAACAAATTCAACCTGACGATTCCCGCAGGAAAAACACTGGGAATTGTCGGAGCCACTGGTTCAGGCAAAAGCTCTCTAGTGAAATTGTTGCTGAGGCTTTACCCGCTCAATTCGGGAAGAATTTTCCTGGATGAAATCCCAGTTGAGCATCTGCGGCTCGATGATCTGAGGCGGTCAATCGCGCTTGTCAGTCAAGACGTCTACCTCTTCCACGGCAGTGTCGGTGAAAACATCGCCTATGGAGCACCCAACGCCTCTGCGGAAGAGATGCGTGCCGCCGCTCGAGAAGCCGAGGCGTACGAGTTCATTCAGGCATTACCGGAACAGTTCGACACGATCGTGGGAGAGAGAGGACAACGTCTCTCCGGAGGACAGCGCCAACGGATCGCATTAGCGAGAGCGATTCTGAAAAATGCTCCTGTGTTGATCCTCGACGAAGCGACCGCTGCAGTTGACAACGACACCGAAGCCGCGATCCAGCGTTCACTCATGCGCATCACCGCGAACCGCACCACACTGGTGATAGCTCATCGACTCAGCACAGTTCGACATGCTGATCGCATCGTTGTCATGAATCACGGTTGCATCGTGGAAGACGGCACCCATGAACAACTGCTTCATCAAGCCGGTGTCTATGCCGATCTCTGGCGCGTTCAGGCCGGACTGCGACGCGATGAAGCCCTAATCCTTTAA
- a CDS encoding DEAD/DEAH box helicase, translating into MTQTPSQAVETCAVDLTVSELPLPTAEAGEQDLFTTVIDPSGEEQSSAEPSTEEANPSGFAGFGFSEALLKTLEEKGYKEPSPIQKAAIPELMLGRDLVGQAQTGTGKTAAFALPLLERLEGRSTQPRVLVLAPTRELAMQVADSFKAYSAGHPHLNVMAIYGGSDFRSQIHALKRGVDVVVGTPGRVMDHMRQGTLNTSGLRSLVLDEADEMLRMGFIDDVEWILDQLPEERQVVLFSATMPNEIRRLSKRYLSEPAEITIKTKDREAKRIRHRSITLQNSHKLEALNRVLEAVTGEGVIIFARTKAITLTVAESLEASGHDVAVLNGDVPQNQRERTVDRLRKGSVNILVATDVAARGLDVDRIGLVINYDMPFDSEAYVHRIGRTGRAGRTGEAILFITPRERRFVGNLERAVGQSIEPMDIPSNAEINESRLTRLRSRLSEGASAEGNEETKLLQELIQKVAEEHELSMEQLAVAALKLAVGDQPLLVQGDEGWLKTPARTDRRDDRRDSRGGDRRRVDRESRPPEDNMMRYRVEVGYRDRVKPGNLVGAIANESGLQGRMIGRIQIFDTHSLVDLPKGMPEDVYNSLRRLKVMNRELQITPAS; encoded by the coding sequence ATGACCCAGACGCCATCGCAGGCCGTTGAGACCTGCGCAGTGGATCTCACTGTTTCTGAACTCCCTCTACCTACAGCCGAGGCTGGTGAACAGGATCTGTTCACCACCGTGATTGACCCAAGCGGAGAAGAGCAATCCTCTGCAGAGCCAAGCACTGAGGAGGCAAATCCTTCCGGCTTTGCAGGGTTTGGATTCAGCGAGGCACTGCTGAAAACCCTGGAGGAGAAGGGCTACAAAGAACCTTCTCCAATTCAAAAAGCAGCCATTCCGGAACTGATGCTGGGCCGCGATCTGGTCGGCCAGGCTCAGACCGGCACAGGCAAAACCGCTGCCTTTGCACTTCCTTTGCTGGAACGCCTTGAGGGACGTAGCACTCAGCCCAGGGTGCTGGTGCTCGCACCCACGCGTGAACTGGCCATGCAGGTAGCGGACTCCTTCAAGGCCTACTCCGCTGGGCATCCCCATCTAAATGTGATGGCGATCTATGGAGGATCCGATTTCAGATCGCAGATTCATGCCCTCAAGCGTGGTGTGGATGTGGTCGTAGGGACCCCTGGACGGGTGATGGACCACATGCGCCAAGGAACACTGAACACCTCAGGGCTGCGCAGCCTGGTGCTGGATGAAGCCGACGAGATGCTGCGGATGGGCTTCATCGACGATGTGGAGTGGATCCTCGACCAACTGCCCGAAGAACGTCAGGTGGTGCTGTTCTCGGCAACGATGCCGAATGAAATCCGCCGTCTTTCGAAGCGTTACCTGAGCGAACCAGCAGAGATCACCATCAAGACGAAAGACCGTGAAGCCAAACGGATCCGTCACAGATCAATCACGCTTCAGAACTCTCACAAACTCGAGGCCCTGAACCGTGTCCTAGAGGCTGTGACAGGAGAAGGCGTCATCATTTTCGCCCGTACAAAGGCAATCACTCTCACCGTGGCTGAGTCCCTGGAGGCATCAGGTCACGATGTGGCAGTTCTCAATGGTGATGTTCCCCAGAACCAGCGCGAACGAACCGTTGATCGGCTGCGCAAAGGCTCAGTAAACATCCTGGTAGCCACAGACGTGGCAGCCCGTGGTCTGGATGTGGATCGGATTGGGCTGGTGATCAACTACGACATGCCTTTCGACAGCGAGGCTTACGTGCACCGCATCGGGCGTACAGGTCGTGCCGGGCGCACAGGTGAGGCCATTCTGTTTATTACGCCTCGGGAGCGTCGCTTTGTTGGCAACCTCGAACGGGCGGTGGGGCAGTCCATTGAACCGATGGACATTCCGAGCAATGCCGAAATCAACGAAAGCAGGTTGACTCGACTTCGTAGTCGTCTGAGCGAGGGTGCTTCAGCTGAAGGCAATGAGGAAACCAAGCTGCTGCAGGAGCTGATTCAGAAGGTGGCTGAAGAGCACGAGCTGAGCATGGAGCAGCTGGCCGTGGCAGCCCTAAAACTTGCCGTGGGTGATCAACCGCTGCTGGTGCAGGGTGATGAGGGCTGGCTCAAGACACCTGCACGCACTGATCGTCGCGATGATCGCCGTGATAGCCGCGGTGGCGATCGTCGCCGCGTAGATCGAGAGTCGCGCCCTCCCGAAGACAACATGATGCGCTACAGGGTTGAAGTGGGTTATCGCGACCGCGTCAAACCAGGAAACCTTGTTGGTGCCATTGCCAATGAATCAGGCCTACAAGGGCGAATGATCGGAAGAATTCAGATCTTTGATACACATAGTCTTGTGGATCTTCCCAAAGGCATGCCTGAGGATGTCTACAACTCCCTTCGAAGACTGAAAGTCATGAACCGGGAGCTTCAGATCACACCAGCGTCCTAA
- a CDS encoding phosphomannose isomerase type II C-terminal cupin domain, producing MTTRVERPWGWYEELAEGPGYKVKRLLVKENARLSLQRHQHRSEHWVIAAGSGSVYCDGTWMDASVGNTFEIPVRAIHRAFGGPGDLLIIEVQRGAILLESDIERLEDDFGRVIN from the coding sequence GTGACGACAAGAGTGGAGCGTCCCTGGGGCTGGTACGAGGAGCTGGCCGAGGGACCCGGCTACAAAGTGAAGCGGTTGCTGGTTAAGGAGAATGCCCGGCTCAGCCTGCAACGCCACCAACATCGGAGCGAGCATTGGGTGATTGCCGCTGGAAGTGGATCCGTCTATTGCGATGGCACATGGATGGACGCATCGGTCGGCAACACCTTTGAAATTCCCGTAAGAGCCATTCATCGGGCCTTCGGAGGCCCCGGTGATCTTCTGATCATCGAAGTTCAACGAGGTGCGATTTTGCTGGAATCCGACATCGAACGACTGGAGGATGACTTCGGGAGGGTGATAAATTAA
- a CDS encoding FUSC family protein, translating into MDRNLLRQSLRLGVSILITCAIAQHFQRITYIWYPLLAVNLVVDDQDENSLRAARGRILGTVTGGLVTFLVHSIMTGWIGILVSLLITIPLLRRFGWASGISTAVTVTVMFLGIHEYATLSWDYVFNRSIDTLVGIIVALVMGRLLWPKNRLARMQNLHDQLTKLLLTRVEAHSLALQGKGSPPAEIQPAVITKQLLELQRLINVEMSLGPRHVQRLDRDHWRQCLSLWRCQQVRWLLVERLIERLHRDKGREYLPELGRYLAERPAPRRRLDLNDCDSGLSLPQRIALEEQVTRFRRVLTCQQLLNAERSS; encoded by the coding sequence TTGGACAGGAATCTGCTGCGACAGAGCCTGAGGCTCGGGGTGAGCATCCTGATCACGTGCGCCATCGCTCAGCACTTTCAACGCATCACCTATATCTGGTATCCACTTCTGGCCGTCAATCTTGTTGTTGACGACCAGGACGAGAACAGTCTGCGAGCTGCCCGCGGACGCATCCTCGGAACGGTGACTGGTGGGCTGGTCACCTTTTTGGTGCATTCGATCATGACCGGCTGGATCGGCATCCTTGTGAGCCTGTTAATCACGATTCCACTGCTGAGACGGTTTGGCTGGGCCAGTGGCATATCCACTGCAGTGACGGTCACCGTGATGTTTCTAGGGATTCACGAATACGCCACGCTGAGCTGGGACTACGTGTTCAATCGCAGCATTGACACGCTTGTGGGAATCATCGTGGCCCTGGTGATGGGTCGTTTGCTGTGGCCGAAGAATCGACTGGCTCGCATGCAAAACCTGCATGACCAGCTCACCAAGCTTCTGCTAACAAGAGTCGAAGCCCACAGCCTTGCCCTGCAGGGCAAGGGAAGCCCTCCAGCTGAGATCCAGCCAGCCGTGATCACGAAGCAGCTTCTTGAGCTGCAGCGCCTCATCAATGTGGAGATGAGCCTGGGACCGCGACACGTGCAGCGACTGGACCGCGACCACTGGCGCCAATGCCTCAGTCTGTGGCGCTGCCAGCAGGTGCGTTGGCTACTCGTAGAGCGGCTGATCGAACGGCTTCACCGGGACAAGGGACGTGAATATCTCCCTGAGCTGGGCCGCTATCTGGCTGAACGACCGGCACCTCGTCGTCGATTAGATCTGAATGACTGCGATTCAGGGTTGTCGTTACCCCAACGGATCGCTCTTGAAGAGCAGGTAACACGCTTCCGACGTGTCCTGACCTGCCAGCAACTACTGAATGCCGAGCGCTCATCATGA